In Actinopolyspora saharensis, the genomic window CGTGCCGGACGGCCCGCTCGGGGTGCCGGAGCCGATGCTGCGGGCCTACCGCGGTGCCGCGCGGGAAGTGGGCGGGACCGACCCCTCCTGCGGGCTGCACTGGTCGGTGCTGGCCGCGATCGGCCGGGCCGAGTCCGGGCACGCCCGCTCCGGGCAGGTGGACGAAACGGGCACGACGGCGACCGCGATCCTGGGGCCGCGCCTGGACGGCGGGGAGGACCTGGCGGCCGTGCCGGACACCGATTCGGGCGAGCTGGACGGGGACCCGGTCTGGGACCGCGCGATCGGGCCCATGCAGTTCCTGCCCACCACCTGGAGGCGCTACGGCGCCGACGGCGACGGGGACGGGGTGCGCAGTCCCCACAACGCGCACGACGCGGCGCTGGCGGCGGCCCGCTACCTGTGCGACTCGGGGGGCGATCTGAACCGGTCGCGGGAGCTGGCCCGGGCCGTGTTCCGGTACAACCACTCCGAGAGCTACGTGCGCGAGGTGCTCGGCTGGGCCACCGCCTACCGCACGGGGGTGCTGCCCGTGCCCACGAACCCGGTTCCCGAGGTGGACGAGGTGGCACTGCCCGAGGTGGACACCTCCTCGGGGGGCGAACCCGCGGAGCGCACGGAGGAGGGCGCGGACTCCGGGAGGCCGGGAGGCGAGCGGAAGGATCCCGAGCGCACCGGGGCGGGCCCGGAGTTCCCCCCGCTCTCGCCCGCGCCCGCGCCGACCGGCGATTCGGGGCGCGAGTCGTTCCCCCCACTGGTTCCCGCGCCGTCGCGGGACGGCGGTGCGGAGGGCTCCGCCGGTGCGGAGCGGCCGTCCCGGACGCGGGGTCCGGAAGCGCCCACCGGCGACGGGACCGGCTCCGCGGAGCCGAGCCGGACCTCGCGGGAGCCCGCCCCGACCTCCGAGCCCTCCGCGTCCTCCGGGAACGAGCGCGAGCGGGTGTCCTCCGCCCCCGCCGCTCCCGGAGCCTGAGCGCGCAGCCCACCCCCTGACCCCGCCCGCGAAACGTTCCTTCTGGAACGGGTCCAGAGGGAACGTTTCGCGCGAAGCCGTCGGATCGGTGGGCAGGCGGGCCGCGGCCGCGGGGAGTCGCTCGAATAGCGTGGTCCGCGACGCGCGGACGCAGCACCGGACGCGTCGCGCCGCGACCTCCGCCCGCGAGCGGGCGCGGACGGCGGCGCGGACGAGGGGAGCGGCGCGCGGTCGTTTCAGCCGGAACCGAACCAGGAGGACCTGATGCCACGCGTAGCCGCCATCGACTGCGGGACGAACTCGATACGCCTGCTGATCGCCGACGTGACGGTGCACGACGACGGCACGCGCGGCCTGCGCGACGTGCGGCGCGAGATGCGGATCGTCCGGCTGGGGCAGGGGGTCGACGCCACGGGCAGGCTCTCCGAGGAGGCCCTGGAGCGCACCCGCGCGGCGCTGCACGAGTACGACGAGAGCATCCGGGAGTCCGGCGCCGAGAGCACGCGGATGGTGGCGACCTCGGCGACCAGGGACGCGGCCAACCGCGCGGACTTCTTCGAGATGGTCCGCGAGACCCTCGGGGTCGAGGCCGAGGTCATCACCGGCGAGGAGGAGGCGCGGCTGTCCTTCGTCGGGGCGGTCGGGGACCTGAACCCGGACGACGGGCCGTTCCTGGTGACCGACGTGGGCGGGGGATCGACCGAGCTGGTGCTGGGCAACTGGGACGGCAAGGACGCCGAGATCCTCGGCTCGCATTCCGCTGACGTGGGGTCGGTGCGGCTGACCGAGCGCTGCCTGCACAGCGATCCGCCGACCGCGGAGGAGGTGAGCTCGGCCAACGAGGTGACCAGGCGGACCCTGGACGAGGCCTTCGCTCGGGTGGACGTGTCCGGGGCGCGCCGGTGGGTCGGGGTGGCGGGAACCGTCACCACGCTCTCGGCGATCTCGCTGGGGCTGTCGGAGTACGACCCCGCCGCCATCCACCTCTCGCGGTTGTCGCGGGACGGAGTGGACCGGACCGAGCGCGAGCTGCTGGGGATGGACCACGAGCAGCGTGCCGCGATCGGGCCGATGCACCCGGGGCGGGTGGACGTGATCGGGGGTGGCGCCCTGGTGCTCGGGGTGCTGGCCGCCGAGCTCGCGGAGCGCTCCGGGATCGGCGAGATCACTGTCAGTGAGCACGACATACTGGACGGTATAGCCCTTTCGATCAGCTAATTCCCAAAATGTGGGATACATCATTCCGCTTTTTGGGTGACATCGGGACTGAATCGAGAAAGATTATGACGGCTTTGTGACAGTACATTGTCGTGAACTGTGTTCCCCTTATGTTTACGCTGCACTCATCCGACGACCGAGATCGTCGGCGTGGCGACCTCCTCGCGGTCTCCCCGCGAGAGGTCGCGTAGACAGCGGGAGGAATCAGATGCGCAAGAGACGCATGGTCGCGCCGGCCGCGGCCTCGCTGTCGGTGGCCCTGCTGGCCGCCGGCTGCGGCGGCGGTGGCGGCGGTGTCACCGAGGCAACCGGAACCCTCGAGGACCCGATCACCGTCCAGTGGGGCGAGCCGCAGAGCGAGCTCGTCCCCACCAACAGCAACGACACCTTCGGCAGCCAGGTGTTCAACCCCATGTTCACCGGGCTCGTCGAGTACGACCCGAACACCTTCGAGGCGCGCAACGCGATGGCCAAGTCCATCGAGCGCGCGGACGACAAGAAGACCTACACGGTCGAGCTCAAGGAAGGCTGGAAGTTCCACGACGGTGAGGAGGTCACCGCCGACAACTTCGTCCGGGCCTGGAACTACGCCGCCTACGCCCCGAACGGCCAGCAGCAGGCCAACATGTTCAAGCGGATCCAGGGCTACGACGAGGTCCACCCCGCCGACCCGGACGGTGACGGGCCGAAGAAGCCCCCGGAGCCCAGCGCCGAGAAGATGTCCGGCCTGGAGGTCGTGGACGACCACACCTTCAAGATCACCCTGAAGCAGCCGTTCACCGCCTTCCCCAGCAAGCTCGGCTACCAGACCTTCGTGCCGCTGCCGGAGAGCTTCTTCGAGGACAAGGAGGGCTTCGCCGAGCACCCGATCGGCAACGGGCCCTACAAGTTCGAGAGCCGCTCCCCGAGCCAGAGCCTGACCATGACCCGCTACGAGGACTACAAGGGTGAGGACGCGGGCAACGTCGACGCGGTCAAGCTCGTCGTGTACGAAAAGGCCCAGACCGCCTACCAGGACCTCAAGTCGGACAACCTGGACGTGATCAACACGGTTCCGACCTCCGCTCAGGCCGACGGCCGGTGGAAGGAGGAGCTCGGCGATCAGGCCATCTCCAAGGAGCGGATGGGGTTGACCACGCTCAGCCTGCCGCTGTACCAGGAGAAGTTCCAGAACCCGGACCTGCGCAAGGCTATCTCGCTGGCCATCGACCGGCAGCAGATCGTCGAGACGGTCTTCAATGGTTCGGCCACCGCGGCCGACGGCTGGACCGCGCCGAGCATGCCGGGACGCACCGACGGCACCTGCGGGCAGTGGTGCGAGTACGACCCGGCCAAGGCCAAGGAGCACCTGGAGAAGGCGGGCGGATTCGACGGTCAGATGACCCTGAGCTACAACGCCGACGGTGCGCACAAGCAGTGGATGACCGCCGTGGCGGGCAGCATCCGCGACACCCTGGGCCTCAACGTGACGCTCAACGGTGTGCCCACCTTCAGCACCTTCCAGGACAAGATGGACAACCAGGAGATGAGCGGGCCGTACCGCTACGGCTGGGTCGCCGACTACCCCACGCCGCGCACCTTCCTCAACCCGCTGTACAGCACCAGCGGATCGGCCAACTACACCGGCTACTCGAACGAGAAGTTCGACAGCATGATCGGTGAGGCCGACCAGGCCGCCACGAAGAACGAGGCCAACGAGCTCTACGGCGAGGCCGAGAAGCAGCTCGCCGAGGACATGCCGTCCATCCCGCTGTTCACCCAGACGGTGAAGGGCGCGCGGTCGGAGCGGCTGGCCGAGGGCACGCTGAACACCCGGACCAACATCGCGATCACCAGTCTTAAGGTCGCGGAACCCACCCAGTGATCCGGTTTTCGTAGTAGTACCCGGTCCACCACCGCCCCGAGCGGTGGTGGACCGGGTGTGTCCTTGCAGAAGGAGGTTCGGTGGGCCGATACATACTGCGGCGGCTGCTGCAGTTGATTCCGGTTTTCATCGGAACAACGTTCATCATCTACTCGCTGGTCTGGGCGATCCCCGGTAATCCGTTCGCGGGGTTGTGCGGCCCGCGCGGCTGCCCGCCCGCGTTCGTCGACCAGATGACCGAGCAGTACAACCTGGACCAGCCACTGCCGGTGCAGTACGTCCTCTACCTCGGACAGCTGTTCCAGGGCAACTTCGGGGAGACCTTCAACGGGATCGAGGTCAGCACCCTGATCCAGCAGTCCTACCCGGTCACGCTCAAACTGGCCACCATCGCGCTGGTCTTCGAGGCCGTCATCGGCATCGCGGCGGGGATCCTGACCGCGCTGCGCGGCAAGGGCTTCGTGGACAACCTCGTGCTGGCGGCCACCCTGTTCCTGATCGCCGTCCCGGTGTTCGTCACCGGGTTCGTGATCCAGGTGGTGCTCGGTGTCCAGCTGGAGTGGATCGAGCCGTCGGTGGGCGCCGATCCCGGCATCGGGCAGTTGATCATCCCCGGACTCGTGCTGGGCAGCCTGTCCATGGCCTACATCGCCAGGCTCACCCGCACGGCGATGTTCGAGAACAAGCGGGCCGACTACATCCGCACCGCCAACGCCAAGGGGCTCAAGCCGACCCGGGTCGTTTCGGTGCACATGCTGCGCAACTCGCTGATCCCGGTGATCACCTTCATCGGAACGGACTTCGGTGCGCTGATGGGCGGGGCCATCGTGACCGAGGGCGTGTTCAACATCCACGGCATCGGCGGGCTGGTCTTCAGCGCCATCCAAGGCCAGGAAGGCGTCACCGTGACCGGGGTGGTCACCCTGCTGGTGCTCGTCTACCTGCTGATGAACCTGCTGGTGGACATTCTCTACGCGGCTCTGGACCCGAGGATCCGATATGACTAACCCAGGCGAAGGCCAGCAGAGCACCCTCAGCGCCGGAGGTGCCGCCGAGGGCGCGGAAGAGGTGCGGAACTCCCCGCAGCAGCACGGGGGAGCAGAGGGCGGCGACGCCAAGTCGAAGCCTCAGGAGAAGCAGCGCGGGCTCTGGGGCGACGCCTGGCTCGACCTGCGACGCCGTCCGCTGTTCGTGATCGGCGGGGTGATCGTGCTGCTGCTGGTCGCGATCGCGGCCTTCCCCGGACTGTTCGCGCCGGGCGACCCGAACGCGCAGGACCTCACGCTGGCCCGCGAGAGTCCTTCGGCCGAGGCCTGGTTCGGCTACGACGCCCTGGGCAGGGACATCTACACCAGGGTGATCCACGGCGCCCGCGCGTCCATCGTGGTCGGCGTGCTGTCCACGCTGCTCACCGTGCTCATCGGCTCGCTGGTCGGGCTGGTCGCGGGGTACTTCGGCAACAAGACCGACAGCTTCCTCGCCCGCTTCGCCGAGATCTTCCTGGGGCTGCCGTTCGTGCTCGGCGCGATCGTGATCCTGTCCGTGTTCAACGCCGGGATCGAGGGCTCCCCCGGGATGGTGCGGGTCATGACCCAGGTGATCCTGACCATCGGGGTGCTGGCCTGGCCGATCTCCATGCGCATCATGCGCTCGGCTGCCATCGCGGCCAAGCAGCAGGACTACGTGAAGGCGGCCAAGGCGCTGGGCGCCAGCCACGGCCGGATCATCTTCAAGCACGTGCTGCCCAACTGCGTGGCCCCGGTGATGGTCTACGCGACCATCGCGCTCGGCCAGTACATCGGGCTCGAGGCGACGCTGTCCTACCTGGGACTCGGTCTGCAGGACCCGGTCGTGTCCTGGGGAATGATGATCTCGGATTCCCAGCAGTACATCATCAGCACCCCGCACATGCTGCTGTTCCCCGCCGGCTTCCTGGTGATCACGGTGCTCGCCTTCGTGATGCTCGGTGACGCGGTGCGGGACGCGCTGGACCCGAAACAGAGGTAGTGAGGAGGGCCGCTATGTCGGCTACCGACGACGGCACGGGCGGCTCGCCGAAGCCGCGCCTGCTGGAAGTGCAAGACCTGCGCGTGGAGTTCCGCACCC contains:
- a CDS encoding lytic transglycosylase domain-containing protein; this translates as MLLLGLLLPFVLVGGANALTGAWFASRSAPADSGAPRVAGATGRATERQEPGVRLLRDSAELRDPSSEKSVDVPDGPLGVPEPMLRAYRGAAREVGGTDPSCGLHWSVLAAIGRAESGHARSGQVDETGTTATAILGPRLDGGEDLAAVPDTDSGELDGDPVWDRAIGPMQFLPTTWRRYGADGDGDGVRSPHNAHDAALAAARYLCDSGGDLNRSRELARAVFRYNHSESYVREVLGWATAYRTGVLPVPTNPVPEVDEVALPEVDTSSGGEPAERTEEGADSGRPGGERKDPERTGAGPEFPPLSPAPAPTGDSGRESFPPLVPAPSRDGGAEGSAGAERPSRTRGPEAPTGDGTGSAEPSRTSREPAPTSEPSASSGNERERVSSAPAAPGA
- a CDS encoding Ppx/GppA phosphatase family protein — encoded protein: MPRVAAIDCGTNSIRLLIADVTVHDDGTRGLRDVRREMRIVRLGQGVDATGRLSEEALERTRAALHEYDESIRESGAESTRMVATSATRDAANRADFFEMVRETLGVEAEVITGEEEARLSFVGAVGDLNPDDGPFLVTDVGGGSTELVLGNWDGKDAEILGSHSADVGSVRLTERCLHSDPPTAEEVSSANEVTRRTLDEAFARVDVSGARRWVGVAGTVTTLSAISLGLSEYDPAAIHLSRLSRDGVDRTERELLGMDHEQRAAIGPMHPGRVDVIGGGALVLGVLAAELAERSGIGEITVSEHDILDGIALSIS
- a CDS encoding peptide ABC transporter substrate-binding protein, whose amino-acid sequence is MRKRRMVAPAAASLSVALLAAGCGGGGGGVTEATGTLEDPITVQWGEPQSELVPTNSNDTFGSQVFNPMFTGLVEYDPNTFEARNAMAKSIERADDKKTYTVELKEGWKFHDGEEVTADNFVRAWNYAAYAPNGQQQANMFKRIQGYDEVHPADPDGDGPKKPPEPSAEKMSGLEVVDDHTFKITLKQPFTAFPSKLGYQTFVPLPESFFEDKEGFAEHPIGNGPYKFESRSPSQSLTMTRYEDYKGEDAGNVDAVKLVVYEKAQTAYQDLKSDNLDVINTVPTSAQADGRWKEELGDQAISKERMGLTTLSLPLYQEKFQNPDLRKAISLAIDRQQIVETVFNGSATAADGWTAPSMPGRTDGTCGQWCEYDPAKAKEHLEKAGGFDGQMTLSYNADGAHKQWMTAVAGSIRDTLGLNVTLNGVPTFSTFQDKMDNQEMSGPYRYGWVADYPTPRTFLNPLYSTSGSANYTGYSNEKFDSMIGEADQAATKNEANELYGEAEKQLAEDMPSIPLFTQTVKGARSERLAEGTLNTRTNIAITSLKVAEPTQ
- a CDS encoding ABC transporter permease; its protein translation is MGRYILRRLLQLIPVFIGTTFIIYSLVWAIPGNPFAGLCGPRGCPPAFVDQMTEQYNLDQPLPVQYVLYLGQLFQGNFGETFNGIEVSTLIQQSYPVTLKLATIALVFEAVIGIAAGILTALRGKGFVDNLVLAATLFLIAVPVFVTGFVIQVVLGVQLEWIEPSVGADPGIGQLIIPGLVLGSLSMAYIARLTRTAMFENKRADYIRTANAKGLKPTRVVSVHMLRNSLIPVITFIGTDFGALMGGAIVTEGVFNIHGIGGLVFSAIQGQEGVTVTGVVTLLVLVYLLMNLLVDILYAALDPRIRYD
- a CDS encoding ABC transporter permease — translated: MTNPGEGQQSTLSAGGAAEGAEEVRNSPQQHGGAEGGDAKSKPQEKQRGLWGDAWLDLRRRPLFVIGGVIVLLLVAIAAFPGLFAPGDPNAQDLTLARESPSAEAWFGYDALGRDIYTRVIHGARASIVVGVLSTLLTVLIGSLVGLVAGYFGNKTDSFLARFAEIFLGLPFVLGAIVILSVFNAGIEGSPGMVRVMTQVILTIGVLAWPISMRIMRSAAIAAKQQDYVKAAKALGASHGRIIFKHVLPNCVAPVMVYATIALGQYIGLEATLSYLGLGLQDPVVSWGMMISDSQQYIISTPHMLLFPAGFLVITVLAFVMLGDAVRDALDPKQR